The DNA segment agagaagaattaattttggATGAGTTAGGATGAATTATCGAGtcctttatataataaataatttgaagaaatgaGAGAGTAAAgagataaaaaatttctGATGTGAACAATTCCAACGACGACGACGACAAGGACAACGGCGTAGCCGTTGTCCACACACATACCATAATGAATGGGAGAAATACCTTTATCACTTCTTGTTTCACCACCTGGAAAACCGAACTACTAGCCATACAAGAACATGAGAACCTCTTAAAGTAAAAGACCAACCTCTAACTAATAACCATACGAACCAGGAATCCACGACATTGAACGTTTCGATATACTTTCTTACAACCGGTGGTTGAGGACGAGTTGCTGAAGTTGTTGATGTCGACGATGGTGATGATGATGGTAGAACGGGCACGAGAAGGCTTTACAATTGACGAGAAGACCCTTGGGAGAGCTTGCACCAGCGACTTGGAAATTACCTCTCTCGAACTGTGCCACTCGCTGGCTCTGTTAGGTATATGATGGGAATAGTAGAAGGCATGAAACCTTACAATCTTCCAGAAACTACTATTAGCGTTGGCTATTGAACAGTCAAGGGTATGTGTGGTATGCGTTTTGCGCTATGCATCACCAACTCTCTGGTGAGCAGTTTGATTAAACTCAGTTTCTGATTAAAGCCCATTCCTCTCCCAGCGGTTACGAAACTGCAAGAAGCCATCAACCTCATACTATGCACGGTGCGGCCTGCGCGGTGCTGTTGCCGTCTAATTGTCgcaaattcaaattacGTTTTCGTTTTCTGGAAACGGAGCGGGAGAAGCCATTAATTGAGAGTGCTGTGCGGGCGGTGTCTTTGGCGAAAAACACCTCAGCGTTTATGCCCTGGACAAGGGCGCAGAGTTGAGGGAAATTCTCGGAAGCCGTGGCAGACGGCACAGGGCGGACGTAGGCCCGCGGATCTGGACGTGCGTGCAGGTGCGACTAAATCGCCACGGTTTGTGGGCGCTCGTCGCCGGGTTCCACTATTTGGTGTTGTTCATCTCGAGAGGTGCAGGGCCGCGGTTAGGGCCTGGGGGAGCGGTGTTACACGCCGCTGGGCTTGTGTTTAGTGGACGCTCGTGTGCGCAGCACACGACGGTGCACAACGGAATCCAGATAATGCTTTCGCCGTCGGAGAAAGGGGCCAGGGTACGCTTTGCTGGGCGCGCGTCGCTGGTTCTCATCACGTGCGGAGCACGTGATGAGAGTGGCGTTTTACAAACCACGTGCTTTGCACGTGGTTTGAATGTGTTGATATACAGATCACGTTTTTGCACGTGATCTGTGTTGTTTTGgcagaaaaataaaataattgcaCGTGCTCTTTGTCCCTGTGGTGTCGTAAAATATAGAGTGACATTCATATGACACCACATCTATGAAACTGTCCAATTGTCCGTAACGTGCAGACAGACCCATGCCGCTTGCAAGAACTATTTAAACAGGTGAATTCCCGTGTCTTTCACTGTTCCCAACACTCTTTCCAACATCTGCTCTTCCCCCCTCCCGCTGACAAGGAAGCATCCGCCGCTACTAGCCAAATAATACAAGCATATACTAACAATGAGTGTCCCTCACGGTGGTGTGTTACAAGATCTTATTGAAAGAGATCAGCCAAAGAAACAGGCATTGCTCCAAGAGTACAATGGTGCCGAGGCGTCCAAAGTTTGGAATCTTACTGAAAGACAACTTTGTGACATCGAGTTGATCTTGAACGGTGGGTTCTCCCCATTGACAGGTTTCTTAAACGAAACAGACTACAAATCAGTGGTTGTTAAGTCGCGTCTAGCCAATGGCCTGCTATGGACCATTCCTATCACGCTGGACGTCCGCCCAGCCTTCGCTGAGGGTCTCGCAAATGGTGACAGAATCTTCCTAGTCCAAGATAATGTCTTTTTAATTGCAGTGTTGACAGTCGAGTCCATTTATAGACCAGATAAGAAACTGGAAGCTGACAAAGTCTTTAGAGGAGATCCAGAACATCCAGCGGTCGTCtacttaaataatattgcaGGCGACTATTATATAGGTGGTTCCTTAGAGGCCGTCTCACTGCCGGTTCATTACGACTACCTGGAATTGAGGAAGACGCCGAGACAGCTTAGATCGGAATTCAATTCTTGTTCCTGGGATAGGGTAGTTGCTTTCCAAACTAGAAATCCGATGCACAGAGCTCATAGAGAATTGACTGTAAGAGCAGCAAGAAGTGTCAACgcaaaaatattgattcaTCCTGTCGTCGGTCTAACGAAACCGGGTGATATTGATCATCATACTCGTGTCAGAGTCTacaaagaaattattaaaaaatatccaAGCGGTGTGGCAACTCTTTCTCTACTTCCATTAGCAATGAGAATGGGTGGTGACAGGGAAGCTGTTTGGCATGCGATcattagaaaaaattatggCGCTACTCATTTCATTGTCGGTAGAGATCATGCAGGACCAGGCTCGAATTCAAAGGGTAAAGATTTCTACGGTCCTTACGACGCTCAAGAACTGGTTGAATCTTATAAAAATGAACTCGATATCGAAGTTGTTCCTTTCAGAATGGTCACGTATTTACCAGATGAAAACAGATATGCTCCTATTGATGAAATCGATACTACCACTACAAGAACTTTGAATATATCAGGAACAGAACTAAGAAAACGTTTAAAAAATGGTGACGCTATCCCAGAATGGTTTTCTTATCCAGAAGTcgttaaaatattaaggGAATCAAATCCACCGAGACCAAAACAAGGTTTTGCAATTGTGCTGGCAAAAAATTTGAACGTAGACAGAGAACAGTTGGCTATTGCTTTATTGTCAACATTCTTACAGTTTTCAGGTGGTagattttataaaataattagtCATGAGAATAAAGCTGAATTGTTGGATTTAATTGGTTCTTTCGTGCAATCAGGCTCAGGTCTAATCATACCAGATGAATGGTCGAAGGAAAACAGCAAGTACGTCAAACCAATGAATCTCTTTAGAGTAGGCCCCAACTCGATTCAGGATTCAGTTTTAGTAAACAATGACACAGATAAGTTACATCATGTTGTTCAAAAAATCGTCTTGTTTTTAGAAGATAATggatttattttattttaaagaagaaaaaaattcagTCGTAAGGATGTACTCATTTGATAGctttgtatatataattcaatgaCATTACTTCTTTTGcaaatttcatattttagATGGCTAcatatttgtatatatacatgaGAAAAATACTACTATAATTTGTCAGACTATGTAAATTTTCGTAGATTTATTAGTTTATTAtggttattattattcgtGATCTATTTTTAAGCGCTTTTGTCATAATTAGAATTGCAATTGTCTCATTAAACTCATAAACAGTTCAGCTTTGTCCAATGCATCAGAATATTGATCTTCTAATTTAACACTCAAGGAAACCAAATATTCACTTTCCGTAGGAGCGGTATTTCTATTGTCATTAGCCTCTAAATCTACTGTTTTATGGCTGTTGTTTGACAATAAgtcaaaaatatcattggAATGTGGTTGAGCATATGCTTGTTCAGTTTCAACTTtgattaattcaaaatttactTTAAATCTAGCCTTTGACTCGTCTTGGGTAAGTAGACTTTCAAATGCATCATCGTACAATTCAGAATATATGTTAGATGATGATTCACGATGTGCTTTATGATAGGCTGAATCAATATAGGAGCGTAACGATTTTCTAAGCTGTTCATAATCGACATTTTGCTTCACATGGAAAACGATGTTTTctgataaaataatatccTCTTTAATTGGTTGTTCGCCCTTCACAGTGTCAGCCGTGGAGCTAGGTTTTTCGTCTTCAGATGGTTCCAATGtctttatttcaatattttttaaatctaGTTTCtcaaaatctttaatatatgaTGCGATCTTCTGTGCAGAGTCCTTTGGAATCTTACCAAGATAAGATAATACGTCACCTTTCAAAATTCTTCCATTACGACCAGTTGGTTCGATATTCTTAATTGCTTCCTTTTTCGAGATACCATTCATCTCTAATTCTAACAAAACAGAAGGATACATTGTCTGATTGTTATCCGCTTTCAATTTTGGTCCATCTGTGCTTTTAAATGTTTGTGTGCTTCCATTTACAGCTTTGACTACTTTAGGGGTTGTTACTGGTTCTGTGTCCGGTGATTTAGTAGTAGTTCCATTTACATCAGGAATTACAATGGTGTTCATATCATCATTAACATCGGCAATGAAAGCGATAGTCTTCCCCACAGCAACGTCTTTGGCACCGTCATTCTCTAAAATCTTCACAATTTTCCCGTCATCAAGAGCTTCGACATCAATTTGAGACTTATCAGTCTCCAcgtttaataataaatcacCTGCTGAAAATGGTTCGCCAACTTTCACAGCCCACTCTACAATCCCACCTTTTTCCATAGTTGGAGACATGGCTGGCATTAAGAAAGGCTGGACAGCAGAGGCCCTTGCGGAACTGTGGAATTGATTCTTGATCAAGATTGACCTGAGTAGAACACTTCTTGAAGCTGAAGCACGTAACATGATGCAGTATTTTCCACTATTCTAGCTCTTCTTCTATATTTTTCCACCACTAAATGCACGTACCAAGGCGGGTTTAGTCGCAGTATCTCAATTCAAACACGCTTATATGTAGTCCATCAGATGGGATATAAATACTATTATTGAATCTTACAGACAATAACATATATGTGTGCATATACTTATACCTAAGGATGCAAATGTCAATCCAATGATTAAGCAACATGAAGTTAACTCCCTGTGCATCAAAGTTTAAGATTCATTCTTCTTGTCGCAGAATGATGACCGTACGCCATCAAACCGGGTAATATTACGGTTATTGCAACAATAAGTCATAGCACGTCAGGACTAGGCAAGACGTTAAGCTTACACCCTTAAGATACACTCTCTAGTCCCACACATTTATAAAAGACAACACACAGAAGTATATCCGGTTCAGCTATGTCAATTGGCCCATTCCTGCTTCTCATTGCTTTCCTACAAATTTAGCGACACTTCGGAGTGTCACTAAATCTGCAACTGGTGAACAGAATCATCTCTAAAGGtaaatttacaatatatttacttcATTAGAGAGCAGATTGCAATTATTTACTGTTAAAATAATACTATTAGCAAAGAACATGCAAGCAAACGAGACGTTTACTTAATCCCCTTAGAGCCAGATGATTTTTGTTATCAATGAATCTTGATGGACTATTTAAGAATCGTTTTGTGTCGCAATTGGGTTTACATCAAACGATTTTAACAATGAAAGACATAATTAGATGTATGTTTTGTTTACGATTGAGCTAATTGCATTTGCCAAAAATGGCAGCAGTCTCCATTCATACCAAAAAGGAATTCCTAAATAATAACTTATTGaccaaaatataaaatatttatccAAAACCATACTTTTATTAACAACGTTTTGTGTACCTATATTAATCACAATGTAGTCTcgatatattcaaattttaaactAAAATAAGCACCTTACTCACCTTAGATTACAAACAGATCCTGCTGTTTAATGACCTTTTAATAGCTTGGTATCAAGTTCTACGTCCTTAACGCTGTAAAGAAATGGCGATGAGCGAAATTAAGCACAAGAACCTTCAGCTCCATGACTCTTAAGATCCATGCCCTAAAGAAACAACCAGTCTTTGTATGTTACATTCCTCATATAGCTCAAGTTGACACTATTGAATTCCCAATTAAAAGTAATTGCTATTTGAATGATTTCAACAATTGGAGAATAAACGCACTAGGTTCTCCTTTCAGATCTGTATCTCATACAGATATATACAAATTTAAAGGGCTAATAGGCATAGTATAGTATTTACAACATGAAAGGTACTAGTTCAAATGCAATTGTGGCTCCACCTAAGAGGCTATTAGATGATGAGACTTATTCGAGACTTATGGGTTTTGTTGCAGGGATGTGTTCTGGAGTTGCGAAGAACTCAGTTGGTCATCCCTTTGATACTGTCAAGGTTAGATTACAAACCTCTCAAGGCACTGGGCGATTCCATGGTCCATTGGATTGTGTCTTGAAAACAGTAAGACAACAAGGTATAAGGGGGTTGTATTTAGGGTTCACACCACCATTGTTCGGTTGGATTATTATGGATTCCGTTCTATTAGGAAGCTTGCATAATTATAGAATGTTATTAAGTAAATATGTTTACAACGATCATAAATCACTGCCATTATCAGGTTGCATTATAAGTGGGGTTATGTCCGGATGGACTGTTAGTTTTATTGCTGCTCCTGTTGAATTAGCAAAGGCAAAATTGCAAGTTCAATACGATGCCACTACGAGCAAGTATAAAGGACCAATTgatgttattaaaaaagtGTATGCGACAAATGGGATCAGGGGATTATATAAAGGTTTGATTAGTACATTAATATTCAGAACTCATTTTGTTTACTGGTGGGGTTCATATGAACTATTAACAAGATggtttaaaaaaaatactaaATTAAGTGATCCAGCAATCAATTTTTGGGCTGGTGGTCTAAGTGCATCTTTAGGTTTTTGGACAACGGCATATCCAAGTGATGTTATAAAGCAAGTGGTATTATGTAATGATAAATATGATGGCACATTTAAATCGTGGAGAGCAGCTGCAACTGATATCTACAGAAGCAGAGGCTTAAAGGGGTTCTTTAGAGGATTTTTACCTAGCTTTTTAAGATCTTTCCCAACAAATGCTGCAGCTTTAGCGGCATTTGAATTCGTTTTACGTACTAGTGGTGCAAAGAAGGCATAACTCcaatttcaataactttCATTAATgtatattgataaatgCAATAGCCTGTATATATTCTTACTTCctaattgataaatttatgtatatatgatAATCTACtaataaattgtaataatattttatttctttaattagTGATCATTCAAAGCTTCTTTTTACCGATAGATGCAAACAAACCTTtagatttaattgaatgAGAAAATACTTTCTTTCTTAATTGACTAACATTTTGAGTTACTGTATCAACTGTATTAATCACAGTATTTTTACGACTAATTTCATCAGTATTAGCATATGCATGTTTAACATGTTCACTTACtttatattcttcaaatatgAAGTTTGTGTCGGAGTTACTCGATGATTTTAAGGAGTGGTTAATCCAGACTTGTAGTCCTGAATCATACTCTTTTAATTCCTCTTGATACGAGGCTAATTGTTCAAGTTTCATTTTGTGCGTACTTTCACTTCgaataattttattcaaatctgTGAAAGGTATTGGTTTATTTGcttgaatttttttggCATCTATGTCTGTACTATTCGGAAGTTTACTTTGTGGTTGTGCGATTTCAGCCGCATTTTCTGGTAATGGAGGCATGCTACTATTATTTGCTATCAAACCAGGAACATTATACAATGTACTATTATCATACAGGGTTTTAGTATCTCTAATTGTTTCAATGTCATCAGCATTCCCAGAAGGAAAAGCTTCCCAAACACTTTCCTGATTTCTTGTGTATGTAGATGGCGCTGATTGACTTCCAGAAGGGTTTAAATCAACTAACTCACCATTCTCATCCATCACATAACCTTCTGGAATTTTTTGTGCATTTGTCTCTTGAACAAATCCTGATCGGAAAGCATCTGTATCTGGTCTCCATGGTTCTTTGTTCATTGAGTCATCTGAATTGTCGTCTgaattctttgaatttattgatgaaatatCCTTAGTGTCTTTAGCAGTGGTTTGATCGCTGGTATTAGCATCTTCAACTGATGTGTTAACATTAATGGTATCATAATTGATACTTCCAATCTCagatttattttcattctgcaaagatattttttcatcattatcatcagTGCTTTTAGAAGTATTAGTCTTTTCAATAGCATTCAAA comes from the Tetrapisispora phaffii CBS 4417 chromosome 1, complete genome genome and includes:
- the MET3 gene encoding sulfate adenylyltransferase (similar to Saccharomyces cerevisiae MET3 (YJR010W); ancestral locus Anc_5.154) gives rise to the protein MSVPHGGVLQDLIERDQPKKQALLQEYNGAEASKVWNLTERQLCDIELILNGGFSPLTGFLNETDYKSVVVKSRLANGLLWTIPITLDVRPAFAEGLANGDRIFLVQDNVFLIAVLTVESIYRPDKKLEADKVFRGDPEHPAVVYLNNIAGDYYIGGSLEAVSLPVHYDYLELRKTPRQLRSEFNSCSWDRVVAFQTRNPMHRAHRELTVRAARSVNAKILIHPVVGLTKPGDIDHHTRVRVYKEIIKKYPSGVATLSLLPLAMRMGGDREAVWHAIIRKNYGATHFIVGRDHAGPGSNSKGKDFYGPYDAQELVESYKNELDIEVVPFRMVTYLPDENRYAPIDEIDTTTTRTLNISGTELRKRLKNGDAIPEWFSYPEVVKILRESNPPRPKQGFAIVLAKNLNVDREQLAIALLSTFLQFSGGRFYKIISHENKAELLDLIGSFVQSGSGLIIPDEWSKENSKYVKPMNLFRVGPNSIQDSVLVNNDTDKLHHVVQKIVLFLEDNGFILF
- the TPHA0A04750 gene encoding uncharacterized protein (ancestral locus Anc_5.149), with protein sequence MKGTSSNAIVAPPKRLLDDETYSRLMGFVAGMCSGVAKNSVGHPFDTVKVRLQTSQGTGRFHGPLDCVLKTVRQQGIRGLYLGFTPPLFGWIIMDSVLLGSLHNYRMLLSKYVYNDHKSLPLSGCIISGVMSGWTVSFIAAPVELAKAKLQVQYDATTSKYKGPIDVIKKVYATNGIRGLYKGLISTLIFRTHFVYWWGSYELLTRWFKKNTKLSDPAINFWAGGLSASLGFWTTAYPSDVIKQVVLCNDKYDGTFKSWRAAATDIYRSRGLKGFFRGFLPSFLRSFPTNAAALAAFEFVLRTSGAKKA
- the PDX1 gene encoding Pdx1p (similar to Saccharomyces cerevisiae PDX1 (YGR193C); ancestral locus Anc_5.153) produces the protein MLRASASRSVLLRSILIKNQFHSSARASAVQPFLMPAMSPTMEKGGIVEWAVKVGEPFSAGDLLLNVETDKSQIDVEALDDGKIVKILENDGAKDVAVGKTIAFIADVNDDMNTIVIPDVNGTTTKSPDTEPVTTPKVVKAVNGSTQTFKSTDGPKLKADNNQTMYPSVLLELEMNGISKKEAIKNIEPTGRNGRILKGDVLSYLGKIPKDSAQKIASYIKDFEKLDLKNIEIKTLEPSEDEKPSSTADTVKGEQPIKEDIILSENIVFHVKQNVDYEQLRKSLRSYIDSAYHKAHRESSSNIYSELYDDAFESLLTQDESKARFKVNFELIKVETEQAYAQPHSNDIFDLLSNNSHKTVDLEANDNRNTAPTESEYLVSLSVKLEDQYSDALDKAELFMSLMRQLQF